The Synchiropus splendidus isolate RoL2022-P1 chromosome 1, RoL_Sspl_1.0, whole genome shotgun sequence genome includes a window with the following:
- the clocka gene encoding LOW QUALITY PROTEIN: circadian locomoter output cycles protein kaput (The sequence of the model RefSeq protein was modified relative to this genomic sequence to represent the inferred CDS: substituted 1 base at 1 genomic stop codon) has product MTSSIDQNDNSKFDGLMDEDEKDKAKRVLRNNSEKVRRDRFNELIKELGAMMQGDTGKMDKLTILQKSIDFLQKHQDISAHSESKVIQQDWKPPFLSNDEFTQLMLEALDGFFLAIMTDGNIIYVSENVTSLLEHLPSDLVDQNLQNFLPTGEHSDVYKALSSHIMEAAKDQIEFCCHMVRGTVDYDGPPVYEYVKFIGNFVSLSNVPNCPQNGFEGMLQRSLHSAFEERVCLVATVRLAKPQFIKEMCTIEEPNEEFTSRHSLEWKFLFLDHRAPPIIGYLPFEVLGTSGYDYYHVDDLDSLAKCHEHLMQYGKGTSCYYRFLTKGQQWIWLQTHYYITYHQWNSRPEFIVCTHSVVSYSVVRAEQRRDIGVKETPPENTADKSQESGSECQLNTSSLKEALDRFNHSRTPSASSRGSRKSSHTPKSDPACKLLCSSYQPWSCFXSELNLPPASQMKPQTDRSPSGRQSVSTVEVTSQRRSSISSQSMSSQNTGQNTTLPLVSQPFQQQQQQQPLQTSQAMMQFSSQIEAMQQLKEQLVQRTKMIEDNIQRQQDELRQIQGELQKVQAQSLQMLVQKGAVGVNTSVQHGGTLSLPGQVVAAGPLQCNSLQPNAVLQTSTQLQRSGASLQPQQLPAPLYNTMMLSQQNPTNMLQIANSMAHNAGTNTPALDRAAPFRFPAAPQLLTKLVTGQMACGAVMVPTTMLMGQVVTAFTQQQGQPQTIGISQQPTQEQQGPQLLHGNQSTQLILSAFPLQQQGSFSSTTQPKQPLVPHRTDARSDHCAAQPQ; this is encoded by the exons ATGACATCGAGCATTGACCA GAATGACAACAGCAAATTTGATGGGTTAAtggatgaagatgaaaaggATAAAGCAAAACG TGTGTTGCGAAACAACTCAGAGAAGGTACGGAGAGATCGGTTTAATGAACTGATCAAAGAGCTGGGTGCCATGATGCAGGGTGACACCGGCAAGATGGACAAGTTGACCATTCTGCAGAAGAGTATTGACTTTCTGCAGAAACACCAAG ACATTTCTGCACATTCAGAATCAAAAGTGATCCAACAAGACTGGAAACCGCCTTTTCTTAGTAATGACGAGTTCACACAGTTGATGCTGGAG GCATTAGATGGATTCTTCCTTGCTATTATGACTGATGGTAATATCATATATGTGTCGGAGAACGTCACATCCTTACTGGAGCACCTTCCT TCTGATCTTGTGGATCAAAACCTGCAAAACTTCCTGCCCACTGGGGAGCATTCAGACGTCTACAAGGCTTTGTCTTCTCACATCATGGAAG CAGCTAAAGATCAAATTGAGTTCTGCTGCCACATGGTTCGAGGGACGGTCGATTACGACGGGCCCCCAGTGTATGAATATGTGAAATTCATCGGAAACTTTGTGTCCCTAAGTAACG TGCCTAACTGTCCCCAAAATGGTTTTGAAGGAATGCTGCAGCGATCGCTGCACTCTGCATTCGAGGAACGAGTATGTCTGGTTGCAACTGTGAGGTTAGCTAAACCACAGTTTATCAAG GAAATGTGCACTATAGAAGAGCCAAACGAGGAATTTACCTCAAGACACAGTTTAGAGTGGAAGTTCCTATTTCTTGACCACAG AGCTCCACCCATCATTGGCTATCTTCCATTTGAAGTCCTAGGCACGTCAGGTTATGACTACTATCATGTGGACGACCTGGACTCTCTCGCAAAGTGCCATGAACATC TGATGCAGTATGGCAAAGGCACTTCCTGCTATTACAGGTTTCTCACCAAAGGGCAGCAGTGGATTTGGCTTCAGACCCACTACTACATCACTTACCACCAGTGGAACTCCAGGCCAGAGTTTATTGTCTGCACACACAGTGTAGTCAG TTACAGCGTAGTGAGGGCGGAGCAGCGCAGAGATATTGGTGTTAAAGAAACACCACCGGAAAACACTGCTGATAAG TCTCAAGAGTCTGGGTCTGAATGTCAGCTGAACACCTCCAGCTTGAAAGAAGCCTTGGATAGGTTCAACCACAGCAGAACTCCCTCTGCATCGTCTCGTGGCTCACGGAAATCCTCACACACGCCCAAGTCCGACCCTGCTTGTAAGCTCTTATGCTCCTCTTACCAGCCATGGTCTTGTTTCTGATCAGAACTGAATCTTCCCCCAGCGTCACAGATGAAACCACAAACAGACCGGAGCCCCTCAGGTCGCCAGTCTGTCTCCACGGTTGAGGTGACATCACAGCGAAGGTCCTCCATTAGCAGCCAG TCTATGAGTTCTCAAAACACGGGCCAGAACACGACCCTGCCGTTGGTCTCCCAGCCtttccaacagcagcagcagcaacaaccacTTCAGACCAGTCAG GCAATGATGCAGTTCTCCAGCCAGATAGAAGCAATGCAGCAGTTGAAGGAGCAGTTGGTGCAGCGGACAAAGATGATTGAGGACAACATACAGCGGCAGCAGGACGAGCTGCGGCAGATCCAGGGAGAGCTGCAGAAAGTGCAAGCACAAAGTCTGCAG ATGTTAGTCCAGAAAGGAGCCGTGGGAGTGAACACTTCCGTGCAGCACGGAGGGACTCTCAGCCTGCCAGGTCAGGTGGTCGCCGCAGGGCCGCTGCAGTGTAACAGCCTGCAACCGAATGCTGTGCTACAGACCTCCACTCAGCTGCAG AGGTCAGGGGCCAgtctgcagccacaacaacttCCAGCCCCACTCTACAACACCATGATGCTGTCCCAGCAGAACCCTACGAACATGCTCCAGATAGCCAACAGCATGGCCCACAATGCAGGAACCAATACTCCTGCTCTGGACCGAGCTGCTCCATTTAG GTTTCCTGCTGCTCCCCAGCTGTTGACCAAGCTAGTGACTGGACAGATGGCTTGTGGAGCCGTTATGGTCCCCACCACTATGTTAATGGGACAGGTGGTGACGGCGTTCACACAGCAGCAGGGTCAGCCACAGACCATTGGCATTTCTCAGCAGCCGACTCAGGAACAGCAG GGTCCTCAGTTGCTTCATGGGAACCAGTCCACCCAGCTGATCCTGTCGGCTTTCCCTCTACAGCAACAGGGTTCATTCAGTTCCACCACTCAACCGAAGCAGCCACTAGTTCCTCACAGAACGGACGCTCGATCGGACCACTGTGCCGCACAGCCTCAGTAG
- the tmem165 gene encoding transmembrane protein 165: MPRMVGGGGGRADRNVRRLFFLLAAVLLCSLGVAAVPEEKPVPEKLPLEKAASPHPEGPVLPEDGQSKGNLGFIHAFVASISVIIVSELGDKTFFIAAIMAMRYNRLTVLAGAMLALGLMTCLSVLFGYATTVIPRIYTYYVSTALFAIFGVRMLREGLKMSPDEGQEELEEVQAEIKKKDEELQRSKMANSSPDVEAGSGVVAPQRKWHSIISPIFIQALTLTFLAEWGDRSQLTTIILAAREDPFGVAVGGTLGHCLCTGLAVIGGRMIAQKISVRTVTIIGGIVFLAFAFSALFIRPEAGF, encoded by the exons ATGCCTCGCATGGTCGGTGGTGGAGGTGGACGAGCTGATCGGAATGTGAGGAGGCTCTTCTTTCTGCTAGCCGCTGTGTTGCTGTGTTCGCTCGGAGTTGCCGCCGTGCCAGAAGAGAAACCAGTTCCAGAGAAGCTCCCACTGGAG AAAGCAGCGAGTCCTCACCCAGAAGGTCCGGTACTTCCTGAAGATGGCCAGAGTAAAGGAAACCTGGGTTTCATTCACGCCTTTGTGGCCTCCATCTCAGTTATCATTGTCTCCGAGTTGGGAGACAAGACATTCTTTATCGCGGCGATCATGGCCATGCGATATAACCGGCTCACCGTCCTGGCAGGTGCCATGCTGGCTCTCGGGCTTATGACATGTCTATCTG TGCTGTTTGGGTATGCAACCACTGTCATCCCGAGAATCTACACATACTATGTGTCTACAGCTCTGTTTGCCATTTTTGGTGTACGGATGCTGAGAGAAGGGTTGAAGATGAGTCCAGATGAAGGtcaagaggagctggaggaggtgcaggcagaGATTAAGAAGAAGGATGAAGAG CTGCAGCGCTCCAAAATGGCCAACAGCTCTCCAGATGTGGAAGCTGGATCCGGGGTGGTAGCGCCGCAGAGAAAGTGGCACAGCATCATCTCCCCAATCTTCATCCAGGCCCTCACACTCACCTTCCTCGCCGAGTGGGGCGACAGATCACAACTCACCACTATCATCCTAGCAGCTCGAGAG GATCCATTTGGAGTTGCAGTTGGTGGAACGCTTGGACACTGTCTGTGCACAGGACTGGCTGTGATTGGTGGAAGGATGATTGCGCAGAAGATTTCTGTCAGAACAG TGACCATCATTGGAGGGATTGTGTTCCTGGCATTTGCCTTCTCTGCACTCTTCATCAGGCCAGAAGCTGGATTTTAA
- the srd5a3 gene encoding polyprenol reductase isoform X2, which produces MDLIRYGKTKETLKRDSWLRAFDVPKRWFWHFYFVSVVWNGCLLVLTFHNQSYPKWLSSLCSVLGSTSNANAHSLSTLLVQFLIWIHSLRRLLECLVVSVFSHGSMHMAQYLFGVGYYVILGLTVLSSDQQTKGDDPIRSLLHWYHVIGIVLFVVSSWLQHQCMVLLAGLRTGKSGLVETLAHKAPHGGLFEWVSCPHYLAELLIYTSFSIIYGGQSLTCWLVVLYVFFNQALAAQLCHELYITKYKYYPRNRRAFIPFLL; this is translated from the exons ATG GATCTTATAAGATACGGGAAAACCAAAGAGACTTTGAAACGTGACTCGTGGTTGCGTGCGTTTGACGTTCCTAAAAG GTGGTTCTGGCACTTCTACTTCGTGTCTGTGGTCTGGAACGGATGCCTCCTGGTTCTGACATTCCACAACCAGTCATACCCCAAATGGCTCAGTTCCCTGTGCAGCGTCTTAGGAAGTACATCCAATGCAAACGCTCATA GTCTGTCCACTCTCCTGGTGCAGTTTCTGATCTGGATTCACTCTCTCAGGAGGCTGCTGGAATGCCTTGTTGTCAGTGTTTTCTCTCATGGGTCCATGCACATGGCGCAGTATTTGTTTGGTGTTGGGTATTACGTCATATTGGGGCTGACTGTGCTTTCCTCAGATCAGCAGACTAAAG GGGATGATCCGATACGCTCACTGCTGCACTGGTACCATGTTATTGGCATTGTACTTTTTGTAGTTTCCTCTTGGCTCCAGCATCAGTGCATGGTCCTGCTGGCAGGGCTTCGCACCGGGAAATCAG GattggtggaaaccctggctcACAAAGCTCCACATGGCGGCTTGTTTGAGTGGGTGTCTTGTCCTCATTACTTGGCTGAGTTGCTGATCTACACATCATTCAGCATAATCTATGGAGGCCAGTCCCTTACCTGCTGGCTTGTGGTGCTTTATGTTTTCTTTAACCAAGCACTGGCAGCACAACTCTGTCATGAACTTTACATTACCAAATATAAGTATTACCCAAGGAATAGACGAGCATTTATACCATTTTTGTTGTGA
- the srd5a3 gene encoding polyprenol reductase isoform X1: MILSAHYSLIDIIWSVLASSFLVAFVLHKLSVLLPPSYQKSRLHLFFQDLIRYGKTKETLKRDSWLRAFDVPKRWFWHFYFVSVVWNGCLLVLTFHNQSYPKWLSSLCSVLGSTSNANAHSLSTLLVQFLIWIHSLRRLLECLVVSVFSHGSMHMAQYLFGVGYYVILGLTVLSSDQQTKGDDPIRSLLHWYHVIGIVLFVVSSWLQHQCMVLLAGLRTGKSGLVETLAHKAPHGGLFEWVSCPHYLAELLIYTSFSIIYGGQSLTCWLVVLYVFFNQALAAQLCHELYITKYKYYPRNRRAFIPFLL, translated from the exons ATGATTCTCTCGGCACACTACAGTCTTATTGATATCATATGGTCAGTTCTTGCGTCGTCTTTCCTCGTCGCTTTCGTTTTGCATAAACTATCCGTTCTGCTCCCTCCAAGTTACCAAAAGTCTCGCCTGCACCTGTTTTTCCAGGATCTTATAAGATACGGGAAAACCAAAGAGACTTTGAAACGTGACTCGTGGTTGCGTGCGTTTGACGTTCCTAAAAG GTGGTTCTGGCACTTCTACTTCGTGTCTGTGGTCTGGAACGGATGCCTCCTGGTTCTGACATTCCACAACCAGTCATACCCCAAATGGCTCAGTTCCCTGTGCAGCGTCTTAGGAAGTACATCCAATGCAAACGCTCATA GTCTGTCCACTCTCCTGGTGCAGTTTCTGATCTGGATTCACTCTCTCAGGAGGCTGCTGGAATGCCTTGTTGTCAGTGTTTTCTCTCATGGGTCCATGCACATGGCGCAGTATTTGTTTGGTGTTGGGTATTACGTCATATTGGGGCTGACTGTGCTTTCCTCAGATCAGCAGACTAAAG GGGATGATCCGATACGCTCACTGCTGCACTGGTACCATGTTATTGGCATTGTACTTTTTGTAGTTTCCTCTTGGCTCCAGCATCAGTGCATGGTCCTGCTGGCAGGGCTTCGCACCGGGAAATCAG GattggtggaaaccctggctcACAAAGCTCCACATGGCGGCTTGTTTGAGTGGGTGTCTTGTCCTCATTACTTGGCTGAGTTGCTGATCTACACATCATTCAGCATAATCTATGGAGGCCAGTCCCTTACCTGCTGGCTTGTGGTGCTTTATGTTTTCTTTAACCAAGCACTGGCAGCACAACTCTGTCATGAACTTTACATTACCAAATATAAGTATTACCCAAGGAATAGACGAGCATTTATACCATTTTTGTTGTGA